The genomic window TGAATATTGttgtgattattaaaatgttatatgaAAATTTGTGTTATAGATTCCTCACGTTCTCATcttttttgttataattattaACATTTGTCTTCCCAACAGGTTTATTTTTGGATTTATGATCCAGTCCACTTTAAAACCTTTGCCATGGGATTGATTCTAGGTAGGATCTCTTCTTCTACATTGTCTGTCGTTTCATTGACTCCAGTACAGTTTCAGAgcattgtgtgtgtttgcagtcaTTGCCGTCATCGCAGCCACTCTGTTCCCCCTGTGGCCTGCCGAGATGAGAGTCGGCGTGTATTACCTGAGCGTGGCAGCAGGATGCTTCGTCGCCAGCATATTACTTCTGGCTGTTGGTACGAGTTCAAGATTTTACTTTCTAGCCACAATCTGATATCGTCTACCTCTTTCAAATGACACGTTCTGTCTTTTCTCGTCCTCTTATTCCTTCTTTTCCCTTTCGTTCAGCTCGTTGCATCTTGTTCCTGATCATCTGGCTGGTGACCGGCGGCCGTCATCACTTCTGGTTCCTACCAAACTTGACAGCCGACGTGGGCTTCATCGACTCTTTCCGGCCCCTCTACACGCACGAGTACAAGGGTCCGCGCTCCAGCTCCAAGAAATCCAGCGGCGAGAAATCCGACAAGGGCGCCGATTCCAGCAAAGCGCAGAAATCGGATAGCGAGGATAAGTCGGACAGCGAGAAGAAAGACGGcgaggaggaagaggatgaaGACGAGAATAAAGAAACGGAGGAAGCGGGCGCAGAGCGTCAGTCAGACACGGACAGTGACAGACGAGAGGACGAAGGCTCGCAGCACAGCAACGGCAACGACTTTGAAATGATCACCAGAGAAGAGCTGGAGCAGCATACAGAGGAggacgaggaggaggaggaggaagatgaCGAAGAAGCGCAAAGTGACACAAAGCCCTTGACTGTTCAGACATAAACGTTTTCCTCACGCCGCACACATACTCCCATGCTCCATGTGGACCTGCTGACGTACTTCTGTCATGTTCAGAAGATGTTTCCCATTTCTGTTCAGGCTGAGATCTTCCTCTGTGAAAACAGACAGGCTTAAAGGTTAAACGAGAGCAGGAAACGGCTACGATGACAATGGATATATCGCAAATGCTTTCCCCACTATGGATGCGACAATGCAAGTCTCCCCGAACCCCATGTTccttgattattttttttttctctttttttccatgttaaCTTTATCTAATGTcaggtgttttgttgtttaaacatGTCGGTAGTGTTAAGAAGGACTGAACTGGTCAACTTTCAcgctttttttttaacccacaTAATATGAATGTTTGCTCTCCAATAGGGTTTTTTTGTACCAATAGATGCATTGGATAATTTGGACGGACCAACATATTTTGTCTTTATAAGTGTTACTATCTATCGTTTTAGTCATAAATCTCAATGGCGCTTGACCTGTGATTATTTCTTTGTGGAACTCTGGGAGATCTTGCTTGGTTTGGGACGAGAGATGTATTTTTGTGTTCTCGACACATCATACATTTCTGCAGTCTCGTTTCGTGACCCTATTGAAAAATAGTCCTTGTTAACGGAAATGGAGAAGTTAATAAATCAGAGCGGTATCCTTGACTGTGATAGGAAGTTATTTAAAACCAAACTCAATTCGAGTCTGCATTCAGAAGGGGAAACTACATCCACATTTGTGCCAAATGATGCGAGATATTGATGCTTTTTTATGTACGTTCAAATTATGACCAACTTGCAGATCGAGTTCAAACGTGTCATGCCGTAGCTCGTACAGTATGTCCTCTAGAGCCAATCACATCCGTGCATCATAGCCTTTGGTTCTCCCATCTGGTGTTCAAAGTCTGAGGTTGACAAATCGTACTTCCCCAAGCGGCTGTGGTCCAAAATAAGTAAGTTAGTTTGCATTTTAACAGGGCCAAGGTCCAATACTATCTTTCCGTAGGGTTGCATACTTTTGGCTagagtattattttacattagcTGTTTCTTTGACTCATACTGAGGATGATATTTAAgagaaaaaatacaaatgtatcatTTATATATGGATTCTATAAATCTACCAGAGATGTTCATGCCAGCACTTCAGGTTCAGCATGAACTGTACTCTATTTTATAATGCCAGACATACAGGTTTTTCATTTcactgcattttgtactaatacTAAAACCACCAATGTTTTCAATGCTGAAGACTTTAGAAAGATTGTTTCGGGACAATTTATTGGAATTAAAATGGCAGAAAACATCCTGTTAATCTAAGTAATGCATTGACTCTAGTGGTTATCAAATGCGCACAAGACGAGATGCTGCGAAGGTGTTTTTCCTatattaaaaaatctaaattcatGATCATCTCAAGTTCAAGTTGTGCCTGAGTGAACCACTCTCTCTCTTCTTCAAATGTATGAATCTTTAACCACATCTGTTAGTAGATGATCTTGTCAGTCAAACCCCTAGAGGGCTCACGTTAGTGTTCCTGTAGAAGTTTTCAATATTCTGTCGTTGACTTTGAAGACCTGGATAGACTGGGCATGACACTACATGTGCAACTAAAGACATTTGTTTTTACTTTCCATGGAACTTCACTCACCTTTTTTCTGTCCCTGTTGTCTTTATGAGAGAGAAAGATGCTGATATcccagatgttttttttttttcaattggcAGGAATTTTGATTTGACATTGGGTGTCAGGATGTAatatcatttataaaaaaattacaaaaaattaaaatctcatCTTTTTTATGTGGTCAGCATCTTCAACTAACTATTTGGATCAGTGTTGAGGATTGTCTTTTTGCAATATCTGGAGAATAATTTGTGTCTGTCAACTGTATCTGTATCCTTTcattgcaataaaaatatagaacACAAGCaatttgcattgttttgttGAAAACTGTCACAAATGTGGtgcttttcagtttttataatatatttcacacaagattttatatatatattttatatatatatatatatatatatatatatatatatatatatatatatatatatatatatatatatatatatcaaaaagctgttccaaaactgtatgaatttctttgttctgttgaactcaaaggaagatatttggaagaatgtttgtaaccaagcagatctcgccctcCAATTTACTACCatggtatttatttttcctactatggtagtcaatgggagGCGATTTCTGCtgattacaaacattcttccaaatatcttcctttgagttcagcagaacaaagacattcatacaggtttggaactacttgagtgCGAGTAAAAAGatcaaaaagttcatcaaagttgtcctaactttaacttttttgatccacttcaaatgttgactacttatatatatatatatatatgtaaatatatatatatacacacacgcaGTGCCCTCTATAAGTATTGGGACAAATTCTTTGAAGAGACTcgatttatatgatgaacagtttaatttaggcttttatcaCATAGAAACATAAACAGAATCTCAACCGTACTTGCTTTGATGCACAAAACCAAACCTTATTGGTTCttcttgaagctcaaacatgctgtgtaacacgagaatgaacctcattggttttcacacgcgtcaagcaaacatgcttgagcttccgtttactacaactgatgtgtgagtttaatattttttatgtgaataaaagcctaaattaaatctgttcatcatataaagtctCTTCAGGAAATTTGGACTAagccactcaattcatatggattagttttacaatctctttatgaactttgagaagtgtcaaagtggtagttaagTATCTGTCCATGGAGGGGACAGAAATCAAAAGATCCAAGATAAAAAgaaattgtttttattgaaatattacaaatgaGCCAAATACATGTCATAAtatctcttatttacatcaaAATGTAAACAGCTTACATACATTCAGCTGTACTAGTTCTTATGCAATAATGTGATAAGACCTTGCAGGGTCAATAATAATACTTggtgaaaaatgcaaaacacacagtgcatttgtaaattaataaatcacAGTTTAGGTAgagtaaatattaaacaaagaaTAGTGTAgctctaaaaaaaacaaaaacaagtatGTGCAGCACCATCCTGTGCCGCCACAGGGAGGCAACAATGTCCTTTCACAAGATCTACTTTGGCTCAACACGGACGCCCAACCTGACAAAGGCTCTGCACAGGTAACTCAATCTGAATGGAAATCGAACCACAgctttaagggatagttcacctaaaaattaatattctgtcatttactcacactcaagctgttccaaacctgtatgaatttctttgttctgttgaactcaaaggaagatatttggaaaaatgtttgtaaccaagcagatctcgccctcCAATTTACTACCatggtatttatttttcctactatggtagtcaatgggagGCGATTTCTGCtgattacaaacattcttccaaatatcttcctttgagttcagcagaacaaagacattcatacaggtttggaacagcttgagggtgagtaaatgatgacagaatattcagaCTATCCATTTAAGTGAGATACAAGAAAAAGTCTGCTAAACCACATTATATCTTAGCAGCTGAATGTACAATGGTGTCTAAAAGAGTGCATAAAACTGATTGCAAACACAAAAACTGACAAATAGTGGCTTCCTATGTGATTTATTACCACACAGGAGGAACTACTGTTAATGTGTGTGGTTAAATTTAGTCAACAGCTACAGAGTTATGCACTTTAAAACACCACAGAATTAAAGTTTTATGCTCAGTGGACAAATTACATTTCCTGCTATAATGTGCATGTGCATcctaaaaaaactttttaaacgTGGATGAATCTACAGGAAATAATTAActgtattaacatttttgtcaaaaataaatggtatttaaaaaacaaaaatatatatatatatatatatatatatatatatatatatatatatatatatatatatatacatatatatatatatatatatatatatatatatatatatatatatatatatatatatatatataatacatttttcccCACTAAGATTATATTCAGAGTACCCTTACTTGGCAGAGGACTCATTTAAGCTTACTATcaccgtatatatatatatatatatatatatatatatatatatatatatatatatatatatatatacacacagtacagtccaaaagtttggaaccactaagatttttaatgtttttaaaagaagtttcgtctgctcaccaaggctacatttatttaattaaaaatacagtaaaaaacagtaatattgtgaaatattattacaatttaaaataactgtgtactatttaaatatatttgacaaagtaatttattcctgtgatgcaaagctgaattttcagcatcattactccagtcttcagtgtcacatgatccttcagaaatcattctaatatgctgatctgctgctcaataaacatttatgattattttcaatgttgaaaacagttgtgtactttttttttcaggattccttgatgaatagaaagttcaaaagaacagcatttatctgaaatacaaagcttctgtagcattatacactaccgttcaaaagtttggggtcagtaagaatttttatttttatttttttgaaaagaaattaaagaaatgaatacttttattcagcaaggatgcattaaatcaatcaaaagtggcagtaaagacatttataatgttacaaaagattagatttcagataaacactgttcttttgaactttctattcatcaaataatcctgaaaaaaaatattgtacacaaatattttgtacaattgtacacattaaatgtttcttgagcagcagatcagcatattagaatgatttctgaaggatcatgtgacactgaggactggagtaatgatgctgaaaattcagctttgcatcacaggaataaattactttgtcaaatatattcaaatagaaaacagttattttaaattgtaataatatttcacaatattactgtttttactgtatttttaattaaataaatgtagccttggtgagcagatgaaacttcttttaaaaacattaaaaatcttagtggttccaaacttttggactgtactgtatatattatatatatatatatatatatgtataaacttatatatagtaataataatgatattattttgtatataataataatgataataatgcaTAAAGACATTTAGCAATCATACATAATGACATTTTAGATGCTCTAAACCAAAAACTTTGATAAATTATGAGTAATCCAGTTAATGTGTTACTTTTCAGGTAGAACATGAGCGCTTGTGAGCTATAATGAAATCtctgaacatgaacatgaaaatgagcaatgtaatataaatataaagatcCTTTTCAGTGAGTCGGGATGGAAATCTGGAATGATTCGGAATGTCAAAACACTGTGAGAGCACTTGGTTTTTATGGTGGTTTCAGTTCTCAGTTTCTGAAGAGTCGCTGGCATCGGTTAGACGCGTTTGCTTCTTGCGGACATTCCAGTGCAGACACTGAGCCAGGCTGTCAAACCAGTCGTACACCAGATCATGACAACAGATGGAAGGAACCGGAAAGCAGGAGGTTGTGATCTTAATGCTACAGGAGGAAAACAGAACTCAAGATTAACAGATATTTGATTGTTGTGAGAGTTGCCCCTTTTTTCATTAAGAATTCTTTGGCTGAGTGCAATTGAACTGTACAAATGCTGAGTGTTTATTCCTATTGACACAGTTGATGCTCATTTCCATAACTGTAACAAAGCTGTTGTTGTATCACTGGATTATGGGACAGGTGAAAGTTGTTTGCTTATGGGATTGTGTAAAAGAGTGTCACCTGTCACCATGCTGGATTTCCTGCCTCTTTCTGCCATCAAACGAGACCCAGGCCGTGTTGCGAGCATCAGGCGACAACGTTATCTGCAGAGTAAATGACATTGTTCTTCTGAAGCTTTCATGTGAGATGAATGAACAAAAATCACAAGTTTGAATGGCAAATGTAGTTTTGTCACTCAAATGGCAAAATCTCATTCTCACCATGAGCTCCACGCCAGCGGGCACCACGATGGGTCTGAAAGAGAGGGAGTGAGGGCAGATGGGGGTCACCATGATGGCAGGGACATTGGGATGGATCATGGAGGCTCCCGCTGCGGCGGCGTAGGCCGTGCTGCCCGTGGGGGTGGAAACTATTACACCTGCACAGAAACAAGCCACATATTTACATCTATTTCCATGGCAGTTGGACTCTCGTCAAAGCAAACCATAATGTATTGCGACGTGCTTGAgcttaaagaaaaaacaaatcaaGCAATAAGAGgaagtgtgtgtctgtgataTTCTAACACTTTCCTCATGAGtataaagcaataaaaatcAAAAGGGCTTTTCACGCTTGAAAtcgttaaccctgggtcattctaaaccgcgggtaaatggaatcctggcttatcttgcttcacgtttcacactgctcataatttacccggggttaacaattaatcctgggtattcataagaTGACGTTTCACATTATACcttcctaaaccctgggttaactttccatttattatcaatgttgacaacagttgtgctgcttaatatttatttgaacattACAGTGTCTTTCCTGTCACTTTAATCAATTTAACACAACCTTGTtggataaaagtattaatttctttgaaaaaaataagTAGCTTGTTTGTGAGCACATTAATagatagattaaaaaaaaaaaaaattattatcagGCCAATCTGTGCTCACCGTCTCCTTGTACAGATGTGATGAGACGTCCATCCAGGTAAAGGTCAACATTGGACAGGTAGGATGAGGGCCCTCTGTCCACCACCACCTCATTGAGcaccttcatacacacacaaaatatcCATATCACAGATGAAGAATGCATGAATTGCACACAAAAGAATTTAACAAGCAGGTGTATTTCTGCACAAATCACATGCCACTCTGGTCACAAATATCCATCTCAGACATAAAAGCGCAGATTGTCAATGACATCATGTTATTGCTATGGCAACTGGACATACAGACCTATCACagctgttatttttaaataacatcTATTGTGTCTGTCACCatggaaaaatgtatataaacagtcttgaagaacagaaaaaaaaccccaaacatTTTTCATATTATATACCACTCATTTTCCCATCAAGTGTAGAATTAGACTGGCCTGATTATTACACAGATGTTTAGGCTTCTTTGgcctaaaaaaatatttatttatcaaataaaGAAGTTAAcaataactttaaataaatacatttttccccACTAAGATTATATTCAGAGTACCCTTACTTGGCAGAGGACTCATTTAAGCTTACTATcaccgtatatatatatatatatatatatatatatatatatatatataaaatatatatatatatatagtaatattgtgaaatattattacaatttaaaataactgttttctatttgaatatatttgacaaagtaatttattcctgtgatgcaaagctgaattttcagcatcattactccagtcttcagtgtcacatgatccttcagaaatcattctaatatgctgatctgctgctcaagaaacatttaatgtgtacaattgtacaaaatatttgtgtacaatatttttttttcaggattatttgatgaatagaaagttcaaaagaacagtgtttatctgaaatctaatcttttgtaacattatgaatgtctttactgcaccttttgattgatttaatgcatccttgctgaataaaagtattcatttctttaatttcttttcaaaaaaataaaaataaaaattcttactgaccccaaacttttgaacggtagtgtataatgctacagaagctttgtatttcagataaatgctgttcttttgaactttctattcatcaaggaatcctgaaaaaaaaagtacacaactgttttcaacattgaaaataatcataaatgtttattgagcagcaaatcagcatattagaatgatttctgaaggatcatgtgacactgaagactggagtaatgatgctgaaaattcagctttgcatcacaggaataaattactttgtcaaatatatttaaatagtacacagttattttaaattgtaataatatttcacaatattactgttttttactgtatttttaattaaataaatgtagccttggtgagcagacgaaacttcttttaaaaagataaaaaatcttagtggttccaaacttttggactgtactgtgtgtatatatatatatatatatatatttatatataattttattttatttttatttctattttattatttgttacaAAATACTAGGTAAAATGGCATCACATATAAAAGGTCATTAGCTTGTATTTATGGCCTCTTGTGTGTCATGTGACTGGCAGGCACCATATCATCAGATTTGTTCCCAGCATCCTTATTGGTGGATTGTAAATTTGAATTATGTCAgtgtttgtatttaaataaccTTTTGTCATTTGAACTCTTTTAGCCCTGAAAAAGGCCTGTGAGCCAAAATGTGTTGGCAAATAAAAGACAGACTTTGTCTCAAGCCTAATATTTCTCCATTCTCAAAGCATTACTGCTTTTGTGTTCAGTGCTGCGTTACCTGTAACTGTAGTGTGATTTTGCCTGCCTCGTTATTTATGTGGTTATGAGGCACTATTCCGTTCTCCTGTGCGCTGAAGAGCTGCTCGTTCCTCTGAAACATGCCTTTCACCACCTTGACCTTCAGACGACTGCGCAGGATGATAGCAGCATTACCTACAAGAGCCAGACACAAACACTTCAAATAACAAACTAACTAAACTACAGTTCGTCTGCTTTCAAAAATGGAAGAAACTCTATCAATCCCTCTACCTTCAAAAACTTTATCCACCTCTGTTTTAAAGGACTCAAACTTGAATGGCGTGAGAAATCCTAAGGAACCCAGATGGAACGCCATGACCGGGGGGACACTTCCCTTAAACAAATGAGACAAAACACCTGGGATGATTAAACCACATTtaattcttaaaggattagttcactttcaaaataaaaattattttactctccctcaagccatcctaggtgtacactgccctccaaaagtttggaaacgccctagaaaagtgggggttttgacaatattggcatgaatccttgttaatttgtgataattttgcactgataagggacaacacaaactatgaaaacatattttattatataaacagtttatacatagaaaaaaaacctaaactgggttctgattggttctttGGATTCTAagcttaattggcaatcaattgttgaagctattaaggtgtgctgagcaaaaatcttttaaaaacctggaccaagtttaaaccagtaaccagcatcacagctggcaaaggggcatgtctgattttgacatgtatatattgccattattatgtaatcaaaatgaaaactattattgctggtcttcaatgataatgtcaagttactgtaatgtatttgcaccaaaaaatgataaggatttatgctgatatcgtccaaaatcACACTtttacacgtttatgatggaagTGGATGGAGatactttcttcagctcatactcttTGATCCTCgttcggatgcatcaggatatttattaatatatatctcagattgcgttcatcagaaagaagaaagtcatatacacctaggatggcttgagggtgagggccaattttcatttgaaagtgaactaatccttcaaaTCAATCTCCAACTATTTTTGCACATCCAAATTCTAGCTTATAAGGAGCACACAGAGACCATCCAATGGAAAACAGCTGCGAATGACCTAGTAGGAGACTCTTGTGCACAAACAAATGAGACGAGAGAATACC from Megalobrama amblycephala isolate DHTTF-2021 linkage group LG17, ASM1881202v1, whole genome shotgun sequence includes these protein-coding regions:
- the sec62 gene encoding translocation protein SEC62 isoform X1; protein product: MAERRRHKKRIQEVSEPTKEEKAVAKYLRFNCPTKSTNMIGHRVDYFVASKAVDCLLDSKWAKAKKGEEALFTTRESVVDYCNRLLKKQFFHRALKVMKKKPEKDVKKEKEKEKEKEKEKAKSDSGKEEEKKSKKDKDKKKDSEVADTKKEKNDDSPGSPKKKKDVKKKFKLEPHEDQLFLDGSEVYFWIYDPVHFKTFAMGLILVIAVIAATLFPLWPAEMRVGVYYLSVAAGCFVASILLLAVARCILFLIIWLVTGGRHHFWFLPNLTADVGFIDSFRPLYTHEYKGPRSSSKKSSGEKSDKGADSSKAQKSDSEDKSDSEKKDGEEEEDEDENKETEEAGAERQSDTDSDRREDEGSQHSNGNDFEMITREELEQHTEEDEEEEEEDDEEAQSDTKPLTVQT
- the sec62 gene encoding translocation protein SEC62 isoform X2, coding for MAERRRHKKRIQEVSEPTKEEKAVAKYLRFNCPTKSTNMIGHRVDYFVASKAVDCLLDSKWAKAKKGEEALFTTRESVVDYCNRLLKKQFFHRALKVMKKKPEKDVKKEKEKEKEKEKEKAKSDSGKEEEKKSKKDKDKKKDSEDDSPGSPKKKKDVKKKFKLEPHEDQLFLDGSEVYFWIYDPVHFKTFAMGLILVIAVIAATLFPLWPAEMRVGVYYLSVAAGCFVASILLLAVARCILFLIIWLVTGGRHHFWFLPNLTADVGFIDSFRPLYTHEYKGPRSSSKKSSGEKSDKGADSSKAQKSDSEDKSDSEKKDGEEEEDEDENKETEEAGAERQSDTDSDRREDEGSQHSNGNDFEMITREELEQHTEEDEEEEEEDDEEAQSDTKPLTVQT
- the nadkb gene encoding NAD kinase b isoform X2; the encoded protein is MYLINTKGKKRFEDMEDGLPSRKAEEGGSSKRSQRQQERQGKLPRRRKDVKRSLRRPDCPEHLSGGSVHRLPEQHDSEASASAEDTAESCPKRWDRCRRGHFLHGPYPATNFGPKACVLPNPTSVMHIQDPASQRLTWSKPPLNVLVIRKIRDESLLEPFKELCRFLVEEKHLMVYVEKKVVDDGSLMSDESFSAIRNQLCTFREGYDDISDCIDLIICLGGDGTLLYASSLFQGSVPPVMAFHLGSLGFLTPFKFESFKTEVDKVFEGNAAIILRSRLKVKVVKGMFQRNEQLFSAQENGIVPHNHINNEAGKITLQLQVLNEVVVDRGPSSYLSNVDLYLDGRLITSVQGDGVIVSTPTGSTAYAAAAGASMIHPNVPAIMVTPICPHSLSFRPIVVPAGVELMITLSPDARNTAWVSFDGRKRQEIQHGDSIKITTSCFPVPSICCHDLVYDWFDSLAQCLHWNVRKKQTRLTDASDSSETEN
- the nadkb gene encoding NAD kinase b isoform X3, whose amino-acid sequence is MEDGLPSRKAEEGGSSKRSQRQQERQGKLPRRRKDVKRSLRRPDCPEHLSGGSVHRLPEQHDSEASASAEDTAESCPKRWDRCRRGHFLHGPYPATNFGPKACVLPNPTSVMHIQDPASQRLTWSKPPLNVLVIRKIRDESLLEPFKELCRFLVEEKHLMVYVEKKVVDDGSLMSDESFSAIRNQLCTFREGYDDISDCIDLIICLGGDGTLLYASSLFQGSVPPVMAFHLGSLGFLTPFKFESFKTEVDKVFEGNAAIILRSRLKVKVVKGMFQRNEQLFSAQENGIVPHNHINNEAGKITLQLQVLNEVVVDRGPSSYLSNVDLYLDGRLITSVQGDGVIVSTPTGSTAYAAAAGASMIHPNVPAIMVTPICPHSLSFRPIVVPAGVELMITLSPDARNTAWVSFDGRKRQEIQHGDSIKITTSCFPVPSICCHDLVYDWFDSLAQCLHWNVRKKQTRLTDASDSSETEN
- the nadkb gene encoding NAD kinase b isoform X1, whose protein sequence is MGRWQMSSRFEDMEDGLPSRKAEEGGSSKRSQRQQERQGKLPRRRKDVKRSLRRPDCPEHLSGGSVHRLPEQHDSEASASAEDTAESCPKRWDRCRRGHFLHGPYPATNFGPKACVLPNPTSVMHIQDPASQRLTWSKPPLNVLVIRKIRDESLLEPFKELCRFLVEEKHLMVYVEKKVVDDGSLMSDESFSAIRNQLCTFREGYDDISDCIDLIICLGGDGTLLYASSLFQGSVPPVMAFHLGSLGFLTPFKFESFKTEVDKVFEGNAAIILRSRLKVKVVKGMFQRNEQLFSAQENGIVPHNHINNEAGKITLQLQVLNEVVVDRGPSSYLSNVDLYLDGRLITSVQGDGVIVSTPTGSTAYAAAAGASMIHPNVPAIMVTPICPHSLSFRPIVVPAGVELMITLSPDARNTAWVSFDGRKRQEIQHGDSIKITTSCFPVPSICCHDLVYDWFDSLAQCLHWNVRKKQTRLTDASDSSETEN
- the nadkb gene encoding NAD kinase b isoform X4, with the translated sequence MPALHPPGQNAHRGHIQDPASQRLTWSKPPLNVLVIRKIRDESLLEPFKELCRFLVEEKHLMVYVEKKVVDDGSLMSDESFSAIRNQLCTFREGYDDISDCIDLIICLGGDGTLLYASSLFQGSVPPVMAFHLGSLGFLTPFKFESFKTEVDKVFEGNAAIILRSRLKVKVVKGMFQRNEQLFSAQENGIVPHNHINNEAGKITLQLQVLNEVVVDRGPSSYLSNVDLYLDGRLITSVQGDGVIVSTPTGSTAYAAAAGASMIHPNVPAIMVTPICPHSLSFRPIVVPAGVELMITLSPDARNTAWVSFDGRKRQEIQHGDSIKITTSCFPVPSICCHDLVYDWFDSLAQCLHWNVRKKQTRLTDASDSSETEN